A genomic window from Yarrowia lipolytica chromosome 1D, complete sequence includes:
- a CDS encoding uncharacterized protein (Compare to YALI0D09119g, highly similar to uniprot|P33297 Saccharomyces cerevisiae YOR117w YTA1 26S proteasome regulatory subunit) produces MEDLDFDIASNSTQDILNRKRLLENEIKIMKSEFQRLSHERNTMNEKIKDNADKIENNKVLPYLVGNVVELLDMEGEVAEEGANVDVEASRVGKSAVIKTSTRQTVFLPLVGLVDPETLKPGDLIGVNKDSFLILDTLPAEYDSRVKAMEVDEKPKETYADIGGLDKQVEELVEAVVLPLKQAEKFKQLGIKPPKGALMYGPPGTGKTLLARACAAQSNATFLKLAAPQLVQMFIGDGAKLVRDAFALAKEKAPTIIFIDELDAIGTKRFDSDKSGDREVQRTMLELLNQLDGFGSDDRVKVLAATNRVDVLDPALLRSGRLDRKIEFPLPSESARADILQIHSRKMTCDDSINWMELARSTDEFNGAQLKAVTVEAGMIALRSGKNKITHEDFVEAITEVQARKSKSVSFYA; encoded by the coding sequence ATGGAAGACCTAGATTTCGACATTGCGTCCAACTCGACCCAAGACATTCTCAACCGCAAACGGCTTCTGGAGAATGAAATCAAAATCATGAAGTCCGAGTTCCAGCGGCTCAGCCACGAGCGCAACACCATGaacgagaagatcaaggacaACGCGGACAAGATTGAAAACAACAAGGTGCTGCCGTATCTGGTTGGCAACGtggtggagctgctggacatGGAGGGcgaggtggccgaggagggcgCCAATGTTGACGTGGAGGCGTCTCGAGTCGGCAAGTCTGCTGTCATCAAAACGTCCACCCGACAAACGGTGTTTCTGCCGCTCGTGGGACTCGTCGATCCTGAAACTCTCAAGCCCGGCGATCTGATTGGAGTCAACAAGGATTCGTTTCTGATTCTGGACACCCTGCCCGCAGAGTACGACTCGCGAGTCAAGGCcatggaggtggacgaAAAGCCCAAGGAAACCTACGCAGACATTGGAGGTCTTGACaagcaggtggaggagctcgtGGAGGCCGTGGTACTGCCTCTCAAGCAGGCTGAAAAGTTCAAGCAACTCGGCATCAAGCCCCCAAAGGGCGCTCTCATGTACGGCCCTCCCGGAACCGGAAAGACTCTGCTGGCCCGAGCCTGTGCCGCCCAATCTAACGCCACTTTCCTGAAGTTGGCTGCGCCCCAGCTGGTTCAGATGTTCATTGGTGACGGTGCCAAGCTGGTGCGAGACGCCtttgctctggccaaggagaaggcccCCACCATCATTTTCATCGACGAGCTGGATGCCATTGGAACGAAGCGATTCGACTCGGACAAGTCCGGAGACCGAGAGGTGCAGAGAACCAtgttggagctgctcaaccagCTGGACGGTTTCGGATCCGACGACCGAGTCAAGGTCCTTGCCGCCACCAACCGAGTCGATGTGCTGGATCCCGCTCTGCTTCGATCCGGACGTCTTGACCGAAAGATTGAGTTCCCTCTGCCTTCCGAATCGGCACGAGCCGACATTCTGCAGATCCACTCGCGAAAGATGACCTGCGACGACTCCATCAACTGGATGGAGCTGGCACGATCTACCGACGAGTTCAACGGAGCACAGCTCAAGGCTGTGACTGTGGAGGCGGGTATGATTGCGCTTCGGTCTGGCAAGAACAAGATCACCCACGAGGACTTTGTTGAGGCCATCACCGAGGTCCAGGCACGAAAGTCCAAGTCCGTGTCTTTCTATGCATAA
- a CDS encoding uncharacterized protein (Compare to YALI0D09229g, weakly similar to uniprot|P36136 Saccharomyces cerevisiae YKR043c possible phosphoglycerate mutase, similar to Saccharomyces cerevisiae YKR043C; ancestral locus Anc_1.240), whose translation MAPRVIFVRHGETEWSKSGQHTSVTDLPLTENGVKRVRATGRALVGRNRLVNPAYVEHIFVSPRSRAQQTLKLFFEDEPEALAKIPQTVTEDIREWDYGKYEGRKSAEIRADRTARGIDKDGHKWNIWSDGCEDGESPQQVQKRVDELIKEIRVIHKKALDEGKEHCDVMVFAHGHILRVFALRWVNGDITINPALILEAGGVGVLSYEHNNIEEPAIYLGGAFFVPDEDVEKNSGVIALAGGEQN comes from the coding sequence atggccCCTCGAGTTATCTTTGTACGACACGGCGAGACCGAATGGTCAAAGTCCGGCCAACACACGTCGGTGACTGATCTGCCATTGACTGAGAACGGAGTCAAGCGAGTGCGAGCGACGGGACGGGCGCTGGTGGGCCGAAACCGGCTGGTGAACCCGGCGTACGTGGAGCACATTTTTGTTTCGCCCCGATCTCGTGCCCAGCAGACGCTCAAGCTCTTTTTTGAGGACGAGCCCGAGGCTCTCGCCAAGATCCCCCAGACCGTGACCGAAGACATTCGAGAGTGGGACTACGGCAAGTACGAGGGCCGAAAGTCAGCCGAAATCCGGGCCGACCGAACCGCGCGAGGCATCGACAAGGACGGCCACAAGTGGAACATTTGGTCCGACGGCTGCGAGGACGGAGAGTCGCCCCAACAGGTGCAGAAGCGAGTGgacgagctcatcaaggagatccGGGTGATCCACAAGAAGGCGCTCGACGAGGGCAAGGAGCATTGCGACGTCATGGTGTTCGCACACGGCCACATCCTGCGAGTCTTTGCTCTGCGATGGGTCAACGGAgacatcaccatcaaccCGGCTCTGATTCTCGAGGCAGGAGGAGTCGGTGTGCTGTCTTACGAGCATAACAACATTGAGGAGCCAGCCATTTACCTGGGAGGAGCCTTCTTTGTGCCCGACGAggatgtggagaagaacagCGGAGTCATTGCGCTGGCTGGGGGAGAGCAGAACTAG
- a CDS encoding uncharacterized protein (Compare to YALI0D09185g, some similarities with uniprot|P32323 Saccharomyces cerevisiae YNR044w AGA1 a-agglutinin anchor subunit) → MAHIRFAVLLRVLLLLSLCSLCHAQFNLKATTEDRGVGNKTICISGGKGVLLFPPGNSCVFTFRGGILTLYSTHGILFNEGEQLAESDNFRGSQILFKNSVLDPPNDWQFTACPESDNGWSVWMDANCDGGVTFEAILTPLDDDALRALEESASETTEANESTKSSTDEQPSESTSEATSEATSDSTTSDANASSVSKSASTKTVTEIVTITGEDSSQVSEVTTTRTITQDLPTPGVVTVTHHVTSYVVGGGNAASNVTPGAQNATPDVPKGSPLSAASPADPTSDPGSESPAWNVGALPSGENGVHRTPDSGTQEGAQSGAPEHTIWWSQPSSPWWTQQTGPWWTPESLSHTASNTASSGTSTPSASVTAQENGSERTLSPLKPVLETLLALLTVHITFFYIY, encoded by the coding sequence ATGGCTCACATCCGCTTTGCTGTTCTACTACGAGtcttgttgctgctctctctctgctcTCTCTGCCACGCCCAgttcaacctcaaggcgACAACTGAAGACCGCGGGGTTGGCAACAAGACCATCTGCATATCTGGAGGCAAAGGCGTCTTGCTTTTTCCGCCGGGAAATTCGTGTGTCTTCACTTTTCGTGGCGGCATTCTCACGTTGTACTCCACCCACGGCATTCTCTTCAATGAGGGCGAGCAGTTGGCCGAGTCGGACAACTTTCGGGGCTCCCAGATTTTGTTCAAGAACTCCGTGCTTGATCCCCCGAACGACTGGCAGTTCACAGCGTGTCCAGAGTCCGACAACGGCTGGTCGGTCTGGATGGACGCCAACTGCGACGGAGGAGTGACATTCGAAGCCATTCTTACTCCATTGGACGATGATGCATTGAGGGCCTTGGAGGAGAGTGCCAGTGAAACCACGGAAGCGAACGAATCTACCAAATCATCAACAGACGAACAACCATCGGAATCCACCTCTGAAGCCACCTCAGAAGCCACTTCCGATTCCACCACTTCCGATGCAAACGCCTCCTCGGTATCCAAGTCTGCATCCACAAAAACAGTCACGGAGATTGTCACCATCACAGGGGAAGACAGCAGCCAAGTCTCCGaggtcaccaccaccagaaCAATCACCCAGGACCTACCAACTCCGGGGGTAGTCACAGTCACCCATCATGTTACGTCGTACgtggttggaggaggcaaTGCTGCCTCCAATGTAACGCCCGGTGCTCAGAACGCAACTCCTGACGTCCCAAAAGGCTCTCCTCTAtcagctgcttctcctgctgACCCTACTTCTGACCCGGGCTCTGAATCCCCAGCTTGGAACGTAGGAGCTCTTCCTTCAGGTGAGAACGGTGTCCATCGTACTCCGGACTCGGGAACCCAGGAAGGGGCACAATCAGGAGCCCCAGAACACACAATCTGGTGGTCCcagccatcttctccttggtggaCGCAACAAACTGGACCTTGGTGGACTCCCGAGAGTCTTAGTCATACTGCCTCTAACACTGCCTCTTCCGGTACAAGCACCCCTTCTGCATCCGTTACAGCCCAGGAAAATGGCTCTGAGCGAACCCTAAGCCCACTAAAACCCGTCCTAGAGACCCTCCTGGCTCTCCTGACGGTCCATATCACGTTCTTTTACATCTATTAG
- a CDS encoding uncharacterized protein (Compare to YALI0D09141g, weakly similar to uniprot|P19659 Saccharomyces cerevisiae YOL051w GAL11 DNA-directed RNA polymerase II holoenzyme and Kornberg s mediator (SRB) subcomplex subunit): protein MSQPEAALNKAYSLAKSAQTAVANKDYGKAIEKHKEAASQLLQAKKLSSNASVQRALDTMYAHHLGESSKLEGLENSRLSRIARIDEEEAEELEQQQQQQQQQQQQQQPALVTGEVSRADMDFAQIIDRFVNLSISMNNQQEFEFDAPMSETEDLQQTVSRLKVHVKALERNAQMRSTSLQSLGTKLRTELTEHNEATMRDLRAENAQLRAENEKLNAQMTKMKSKWDSLVQNALNKRKERG, encoded by the coding sequence ATGTCACAACCGGAAGCCGCGCTCAACAAGGCGTATTCACTGGCCAAGTCGGCGCAAACGGCCGTCGCCAACAAAGACTATGGTAAGGCGATAGAGAAACACAAGGAGGCCGCTTCTCAGCTGCTACAGGCCAAGAAACTGTCCTCCAACGCGTCGGTTCAACGGGCGCTCGATACCATGTATGCGCACCATCTTGGCGAGTCGTCTAAACTCGAGGGCCTTGAGAATTCACGGTTATCGCGAATTGCAAGAatcgatgaggaggaagcaGAAGAGTTggagcagcaacagcaacagcaacagcaacagcaacagcaacagcaaccgGCGCTGGTGACAGGAGAGGTGTCGCGTGCGGACATGGATTTCGCCCAGATCATCGACCGGTTTGTCAATCTATCCATCTCCATGAACAATCAACAGGAGTTTGAATTCGACGCGCCCATGTCGGAGACGGAGGACTTGCAACAGACGGTATCGCGTCTGAAAGTGCATGTCAAAGCGCTGGAGCGGAATGCCCAGATGCGTTCCACGTCGTTGCAGAGTCTCGGTACCAAGCTACGGACGGAGCTGACGGAGCATAACGAGGCGACGATGAGAGATCTGCGGGCTGAAAACGCCCAGTTGCGGGCCGAGAACGAAAAACTCAACGCCCAGATGACAAAAATGAAATCCAAGTGGGACTCTCTTGTTCAGAATGCCTTGAACAAGCGTAAGGAGAGGGGGTAG
- a CDS encoding uncharacterized protein (Compare to YALI0D09163g, some similarities with uniprot|Q9FIE4 Arabidopsis thaliana Hypothetical protein), with product MSGRRRSLSPRNKRPAPRSYGDFGRNDRSDRGDRDDRSDDRRDDYRRGREGYRERDRYRESDLYRGDERDSRLRRPGDHGRNERLTDDFGRDIPRDSFKADKRVERNERVERAEQVPQHKVEDKVEEKVEEKVDQKTEKPATIGAETASKSKNKKKAQEPEEAANDSDEELQRMMGLSSASFGTTKHKKVAGNQVGAVSKPKATQYRQYMNRVGGFNRALSPERKK from the coding sequence ATgtctggacgacgacgatctCTTTCGCCACGCAACAAGCGGCCTGCTCCCCGCAGCTACGGCGACTTTGGTCGCAACGACAGAAGCGATAGAGGCGATAGAGACGATAGATCTGACGACAGACGAGACGACTacagaagaggaagagaaggatACAGAGAACGAGACAGGTACCGTGAAAGCGACCTGTATCGTGGTGATGAGCGGGATTCTCGACTTAGAAGACCTGGTGATCATGGCCGGAATGAACGCTTGACCGATGATTTCGGCAGAGACATTCCTCGAGACAGTTTCAAGGCTGACAAGAGAGTTGAGAGGAATGAGAGAGTTGAGCGAGCTGAACAGGTGCCACAACACAAAGTGGAGGACAAGGTCGAAGAAAAGGTCGAAGAAAAGGTTGACCAAAAGACCGAGAAACCTGCTACTATTGGCGCTGAGACTGCTTCCAAGTCTaagaacaaaaagaaggccCAGGAGCCTGAGGAAGCGGCCAATGACTCGGACGAAGAGTTGCAACGAATGATGGGCTTGTCGTCGGCGTCTTTTGGCACCACCAAGCACAAAAAGGTGGCTGGAAACCAGGTCGGAGCAGTGTCTAAACCCAAGGCCACCCAGTACCGACAGTACATGAACCGAGTGGGCGGTTTCAACCGGGCCTTATCTCCCGAAAGGAAGAAGTAG
- a CDS encoding uncharacterized protein (Compare to YALI0D09086g, weakly similar to uniprot|P38931 Saccharomyces cerevisiae YDR443c SCA1 DNA-directed RNA polymerase II holoenzyme and Srb10 CDK subcomplex subunit, similar to Saccharomyces cerevisiae SSN2 (YDR443C); ancestral locus Anc_5.559): MFLNLSKAQSNVLFVGKYTTIPYRTYICLQGNETSLKEAEWAIRNDNPRALVKSYNKELWTFTLQEGVTPPSALDRFQLTETTTGVFLPSTTTPSSLTMTKQLTPPGYVALMLAIEAMIQEALKRDDHYVPFGNNLILPVTGDLLHLDARLTPGGDLLLQMYQQETEWEMFGKRKRDVANEIVGTKVVVAPTLVEGVVENSTNQIPDNLPVLLEMLDCLCSVRLRAKKQWTAVRIDTEVLLWPTELLFVDRKSATGKLEDEGKDALLWTEDILDSVFEATQLIRRGESGVNTNESTAAQPQPAQNGTNSMAPAAGTTNATTQRNEENKQIYPTPPEAPKRVDEATDFAWDTPGASNGASGGWGELDEELFGGDEVTEADFNFFDDMGGDKNDTDGDNDNGNDNDNDKADAMDVDVKEEAKKEEMIKKETKEEVPVKEEVQEEEPDESATTAALLTNNPAEEKAVVHGVNDSSTVNGAVDAAVSATVVSSVPYLPSDFDQLIVNPAEQRTFALVEFNREAEQRLNDKYAAGGRFFVPDDSSSDNEGSSDNTGDSSDSGDGSESVPRDVKRQKVDEGTLSDQTDEPEIDAKQLHQQWSAILNYNHDDKPAKKIDSSNDTTNSDGNSNNSNYEEAVQRLAEQVVWDNSCYKGLVPQENYYRPPSARFVKVVEQVFGDTSKRLSLIDFAKMSDKGGQQQPGVGMPINAAAGTAGGGPGTPVTVSNASGVPSGSSGAQASQMGALAVGSALSPSRGATPQPEGSSPETRPSNWTPGITSQVNSAASSPVPLQQHQQQQQSFSPMSPQTPAQAPVPSANSFANAANAAPTQRLATPMYSFMRGGSLIKAQPPILRFWSTFGLSPRNGPKPLTLTLIYPSGTAIGDAAAAFLISFKMCYEGCGFGLVTLGGSNGTGVVSSDYKNLDVSREGVLLVSNPYNDVLGFLNLAKAAAAGSKTATSTSTILTLPCSIFASYTALRAPSAMLLAALCRNLYDHLPPTSTKRRYGSVIQRQAPACVISKPVPPFINFKLLANTPDSVINEDSLLHVAYAASNRWITCAWSDQWGELAKVKVFCLQSESGPLRTLEEVCTEIWETTLQLNGSTDVRSVAVAKLGGMLDDELAMWLRVSSVTRGRRITPFFLVVDNRPSMVVTGSDDGSKGGNVAGGPAPAPPTGAAGAASTGSAPMSTPFRDTDSPDIYNHVTTPSVGEDKIDYDDMSIVDVHDEIHSVTLNHRQPLTMHSTRLGLATGYLVKTSPLNPNQLLVFSLTFVNCPCVVMHVAMKHFLRQYRNLISLAATTGVCDPEYAIVPWHVEAVDKMMRLVEEL; this comes from the exons ATGTTTCTCAATCTATCTAAGGCACAATCAAACGTGCTTTTTGTG GGGAAATACACAACCATACCCTACAGGACGTATATATGTCTACAAGGAAATGAGACGTCATTAAAAGAAGCGGAATGGGCCATCAGAAACGACAACCCAAGGGCATTGGTAAAGAGCTACAACAAAGAGCTATGGACTTTCACTTTACAGGAAGGGGTGACCCCCCCGTCCGCACTAGACCGGTTTCAACTAACCGAAACCACCACAGGAGTGTTTCTGCCGTCAACAACCACGCCGTCGTCACTGACAATGACCAAGCAGCTGACTCCACCAGGCTACGTAGCCTTGATGCTTGCTATCGAGGCCATGATACAGGAGGCCCTCAAGCGGGACGATCACTATGTCCCTTTTGGAAATAATCTCATCCTGCCCGTCACAGGCGATCTGTTGCATCTGGATGCTCGTCTGACTCCCGGAGGCGACTTGCTGTTGCAAATGTACCAACAGGAGACCGAGTGGGAGATGTTTGGCAAGCGAAAGAGGGATGTGGCCAATGAGATTGTGGGTACCAAGGTTGTGGTGGCTCCCACGCTGGTGGAGGGAGTGGTTGAGAATTCCACCAACCAGATCCCGGACAACTTGCCGGTGCTTCTGGAGATGTTGGACTGCCTCTGCAGCGTGCGTCTCCGAGCAAAGAAGCAGTGGACTGCTGTGCGAATTGATACAGAGGTGTTACTCTGGCCAACAGAACTGTTGTTCGTAGACAGAAAGTCTGCCACTGGGAAGCTAGAGGACGAGGGCAAGGATGCATTGTTGTGGACGGAAGACATTCTTGATTCTGTCTTCGAAGCCACTCAGTTGATTCGAAGGGGAGAAAGCGGTGTTAATACCAACGAGTCTACAGCTGCTCAGCCACAACCGGCACAGAACGGTACCAATAGCATGgcaccagctgctggtactACGAATGCTACCACCCAAAGGAACGAGGAGAACAAACAGATTTATCCTACTCCTCCCGAGGCTCCTAAACGGGTGGATGAGGCAACAGATTTTGCCTGGGATACTCCTGGAGCGAGCAACGGCGCCAGCGGGGGCTGGGGAGAGCTGGACGAAGAGCTTTTCGGAGGAGACGAGGTCACTGAAGCAGATTTTAACTTCTTCGACGATATGGGTGGAGACAAGAATGACACTGATGGAGACAACGACAATGGTAACGATAATGACAATGACAAGGCTGATGCGATGGATGTGGATGTGAAGGAGGAAGCGAAGAAAGAGGAGATGATAAAAAAGGAAAcaaaggaggaggtgccCGTGAAGGAAGAGGTCCAAGAGGAAGAGCCAGACGAGTCAGCAACAACGGCAGCATTACTAACAAACAATCCAGCTGAAGAAAAGGCTGTAGTTCACGGCGTTAACGACTCTTCCACAGTCAACGGAGCAGTTGATGCTGCTGTCAGTGCGACTGTGGTCTCATCTGTACCTTATCTTCCTTCTGACTTTGACCAGCTGATTGTCAACCCCGCTGAGCAACGGACTTTTGCTCTGGTGGAGTTCAATCGGGAGGCGGAGCAGCGTCTGAACGACAAGTATGCTGCCGGAGGACGATTCTTTGTGCCTGACGACAGCAGTAGTGACAATGAGGGATCGTCTGACAACACTGGCGACTCTTCTGACAGCGGAGATGGCAGCGAAAGTGTGCCACGGGATGTGAAGCGCCAAAAGGTCGATGAAGGGACACTTTCTGACCAGACTGACGAGCCAGAGATCGACGCCAAGCAGCTTCACCAACAGTGGAGTGCGATTCTCAACTACAATCACGACGACAAGcctgccaagaagattgactCCAGCAACGATACCACCAACAGCGACGGtaacagcaacaacagcaactaCGAAGAGGCTGTTCAGCGATTGGCAGAGCAGGTGGTTTGGGATAACTCATGCTACAAGGGTCTAGTTCCCCAAGAGAACTACTACCGACCACCCTCAGCACGCTTCGTCAAGGTCGTTGAACAGGTGTTTGGAGATACCAGCAAACGTCTTTCGTTGATTGATTTTGCCAAGATGAGCGACAAGGGcggacagcagcagccaggaGTTGGGATGCCCATCAACGCTGCCGCAGGAACCGCTGGGGGAGGACCAGGAACACCGGTCACTGTTTCTAACGCCTCCGGTGTTCCctctggatcttctggcGCTCAAGCTAGTCAGATGGGCGCTTTAGCGGTGGGATCCGCTCTTTCTCCTTCAAGAGGAGCGACTCCTCAACCCGAGGGCTCTTCTCCTGAAACCAGACCTTCCAACTGGACTCCTGGAATCACCTCTCAGGTAAATTCCGCTGCATCTTCCCCAGTTCCGCTgcaacagcatcaacaacaacagcaatcCTTCAGTCCCATGtctccacaaactccaGCTCAGGCTCCTGTTCCGTCAGCCAATTCGTTTGCCAACGCAGCGAACGCCGCACCCACACAGCGTCTAGCAACTCCTATGTATTCTTTCATGCGAGGAGGCAGCTTGATCAAGGCTCAACCTCCAATTCTGCGGTTTTGGAGCACTTTCGGCCTCTCTCCTAGAAATGGGCCCAAGCCTCTGACACTGACACTTATTTATCCCAGTGGAACTGCCATTGGAGACGCAGCGGCAGCCTTTCTGATCAGTTTCAAAATGTGCTATGAGGGGTGTGGATTCGGTCTAGTCACTTTGGGGGGAAGCAACGGCACTGGGGTCGTTTCGTCGGACTACAAGAACTTGGATGTTTCTCGAGAAGGAGTTCTGCTTGTGTCCAACCCATACAATGACGTTTTGGGGTTCTTAAATCTTGCAAAGGCTGCGGCTGCCGGTTCCAAAACCGCTACCTCTACGTCTACAATTCTTACATTGCCCTGTTCCATTTTTGCCTCTTATACTGCTCTGAGAGCGCCTTCAGCGATGCTTCTGGCTGCTCTCTGCAGGAACCTCTATGACCACCTACCCCCTACGTCTACCAAGCGTCGTTACGGGTCAGTAATTCAACGGCAGGCTCCTGCTTGTGTGATTTCCAAGCCCGTGCCTCCGTTCATCAACTTCAAACTACTGGCCAACACGCCCGACTCGGTCATCAACGAAGACTCGCTGTTGCATGTCGCATATGCTGCTTCGAACCGGTGGATTACTTGTGCCTGGTCAGACCAATGGGGCGAGCTGGCAAAGGTCAAGGTCTTTTGTCTGCAGTCCGAGTCTGGACCTCTGCGGACTCTCGAGGAGGTGTGCACCGAGATTTGGGAGACTACCCTGCAACTAAACGGTAGCACTGATGTGCGGTCTGTGGCCGTGGCCAAGCTAGGGGGGATGCTAGACGACGAGCTGGCGATGTGGTTGCGGGTTTCCAGTGTCACTCGCGGCCGAAGAATCACGCCCTTCTTCCTGGTGGTGGACAACAGACCTTCAATGGTTGTCACAGGCTCCGACGATGGGTCCAAGGGAGGCAATGTGGCTGGGGGACCTGCTCCTGCGCCCCCAACGGGTGCTGCAGGAGCTGCATCTACAGGTTCGGCACCCATGTCGACACCCTTCAGAGACACAGATTCTCCGGACATTTAcaaccacgtgactacCCCGTCTGTGGGCGAGGACAAGATTGATTACGACGACATGTCAATTGTGGATGTTCATGACGAGATCCACTCGGTGACGCTCAACCACAGACAGCCTCTCACGATGCACAGCACCCGACTAGGTCTCGCCACGGGCTACCTTGTTAAGACGTCACCTCTGAATCCCAACCAGCTGTTGGTTTTCTCGCTGACGTTTGTGAACTGTCCCTGCGTGGTCATGCATGTGGCGATGAAGCATTTCCTGCGCCAGTACCGCAATTTGATTTCTCTGGCTGCTACCACAGGTGTGTGTGATCCTGAGTACGCTATTGTTCCATGGCATGTGGAGGCCGTCGATAAGATGATGCGGTTGGTCGAGGAGCTGTAG
- a CDS encoding uncharacterized protein (Compare to YALI0D09207g, similar to Saccharomyces cerevisiae HSM3 (YBR272C); ancestral locus Anc_1.333, weakly similar to KLLA0F01342g Kluyveromyces lactis IPF 1872.1): protein MHIYSYHGNTVATTHTKMTLFEECKTALETDDTKALDSLQLQLALQSNETKLELLSNLMPYIETSLRQGVDESSELLQTLAHDQSFDELAKIIPVEAIHEGLISGLAALQQALLSLLRQDLVAQTELLYDALVLLADPDSPVGVVSAAHTALVGLVKSADSQLVQRRLTSDPACLKVLRAMKTEVVTASRLQGLLLDTVSEFRFPSYLYDTSDFDMYRDDPLALYVLIEYYTNLFRADASFIQTLSGTVKHLMSLFEPDELLNSLIDSVLVQLTGVLSTEDPDTVWQLDTELKLGKRFIVDKERGLDYEFLANLDPEYIKEHYSDAVRTVPLKVETLEVYVHLSSYQPTFVLLQGLESSSTIANLPFMARYTLLLALSETEWGMQRLLSFPSLIDSELELQDLNPESAQFRDLFLQRLLSTPWKGRAETALNGEKAPQIEMQL from the coding sequence ATGCATATATACAGCTACCATGGTAATACCGTCGCCACCACGCACACAAAAATGACGCTGTTTGAGGAATGCAAAACCGCTCTGGAAACTGACGACACAAAGGCACTGGACTCGCTGCAATTGCAGCTTGCTCTGCAGTCAAACGAGACCAAACTCGAGCTTCTGAGCAACCTGATGCCCTATATTGAAACCAGTCTTCGCCAGGGCGTGGACGAATCCAgtgagctgctgcagacTCTGGCACATGATCAGAGCTTTGATGAGCTGGCTAAGATTATCCCCGTCGAAGCGATCCATGAGGGACTCATTTCCGGACTTGCTGCTCTCCAACAGGCTCTTCTGAGCTTGCTTAGACAGGATCTGGTGGCTCAAACAGAACTGCTATACGACGCACTTGTGCTTCTAGCCGATCCAGATTCTCCCGTTGGTGTCGTTTCGGCCGCTCATACCGCCCTGGTGGGACTTGTCAAGTCCGCAGACAGCCAATTGGTTCAGAGACGACTCACTTCCGACCCTGCATGTCTCAAGGTTCTCCGAGCCATGAAGACCGAGGTGGTGACAGCTTCTCGACTACAGGGGCTACTGCTTGACACGGTGTCCGAGTTTCGGTTCCCCAGCTATTTATACGATACCAGCGACTTTGACATGTACAGAGACGATCCTCTGGCCTTGTACGTGCTAATCGAGTACTACACGAACCTATTCAGGGCCGACGCATCTTTCATCCAGACCCTCTCTGGCACCGTCAAGCATCTAATGTCCTTGTTTGAACCCGATGAGCTTCTCAACTCTTTAATTGACTCTGTTCTGGTCCAGTTGACGGGTGTTCTTTCCACTGAAGACCCCGACACTGTGTGGCAACTCGACACGGAGCTCAAGCTGGGTAAGAGGTTCATTGTTGACAAGGAGCGGGGACTGGACTACGAGTTCCTCGCCAATCTGGACCCTGAATACATCAAGGAGCATTATTCGGATGCTGTGCGGACCGTGCCTCTCAAGGTCGAGACTCTCGAGGTCTATGTGCATCTGTCGTCTTACCAGCCGACGTTTGTGCTCCTTCAGGGTCTCGAGAGCTCTTCGACTATCGCAAACCTGCCGTTTATGGCCCGATACACGCTTCTTTTGGCGCTGTCCGAGACGGAGTGGGGCATGCAGCGGCTTCTGTCGTTCCCCAGCTTGATTGACAGCGAGTTGGAGCTGCAGGACCTGAATCCCGAGTCTGCACAATTCCGGGACCTGTTTCTTCAGCGGCTTTTGTCCACACCATGGAAGGGCAGGGCCGAGACTGCGCTCAATGGAGAGAAGGCTCCTCAGATTGAGATGCAATTGTAG